CCGTCGATCTCCGGATTGGCGAAGAGCAGGCTCGTCATCGCCTCCTGCGCCGGGGCGACGTTATATTCGGTGTTCGTCTCGGTGATGATCTCGAGGCCCGGATTGGCGTCGAGCACCGGCTGGGCGCCCTTGCGGCGGTCGTCGCTGACCGAGATGCCGGCCGGGCCGTTCATGACGATGATCTTGCCCTTGCCGCCGAGCTGGTCGGCAAGCCACTTGGCGGCGCCCGCGCCCCATTCACTGGAATCGGTGTTGATCTTCGCCGTCACCTTGTCGGTGTTGACGAGGCTGTCGAAGTTCACGACCGCGATGCCCTTGTCGCAGGCATCCGAAATGACGCGGTCGAGCGCGTTGGACGAGCCGGCGATGACGACGATGGCGTCGACATTGGCGTCGATCATCGACTGGATATGCTGGATCTGCGTCTGGGCGTTGCCCTGCGCATCCGTGATCATCAGGTCCTTGACGAGGCCGTCCTTCTTCAGCGTCTCGACCTCGGCGGCAATCGTGCCTTCGGTCTGCTTCATCCAGGTCGGCACCG
The Shinella zoogloeoides DNA segment above includes these coding regions:
- a CDS encoding ABC transporter substrate-binding protein produces the protein MNISKHRPSASLRSRLLAGAAAAAALLVLGAGTASAAANCIKGDRKAPYTIGWANIYSVPTWMKQTEGTIAAEVETLKKDGLVKDLMITDAQGNAQTQIQHIQSMIDANVDAIVVIAGSSNALDRVISDACDKGIAVVNFDSLVNTDKVTAKINTDSSEWGAGAAKWLADQLGGKGKIIVMNGPAGISVSDDRRKGAQPVLDANPGLEIITETNTEYNVAPAQEAMTSLLFANPEIDGVLSLGGALSAGSVMAFDRQGREQVPITGENARQFLELWKEKGLKGWATMQPNWLGALSVYTAVQALEGKDVPAFIKVPLPVIDDSSIDGYLARADQFPADGYIYSDYDQALFDKLIAQ